Genomic window (Nocardiopsis sp. YSL2):
GGAGCTCACCGAGGTCCTCGACACCATCACCGACGAGTCCGGCGCGCACTTCGAGACCGCCGGGTCCCTGCGCGAGGGCCGCGAGGTGTTCGTGACCATGCGCCTACCCCAGAGCATGAAGGTCGCCGGGACCGACGAGCTCGACCTCTACCTGGCCGCGCTCAACAGTCACGACGGGTCCGCCGCCATGCGGTTGCTGGTCTCCCCGGTCAGGGTCGTGTGCGCCAACACCCAGGCCGCCGCACTGGCCGACGCTCGGAGCGTCTACGCCATCCGGCACACCTCCGGCGCCCGGGGTCGCATCGCTGCTGCCCGCGAGGCGCTCGGGATGACCTGGACCTACCTGGAGGAGTTCGAGACCGAGGCCGAGCGCATGCTCGACCAGGCGCTCACCGACGGCCGGTTCATGGACATCGTCGGCCGTGAGCTGTGGCCCGAGCCCAAGGACCCCACCGAACGCAAGCTCACCAACCGTGCCCGGATCCTCGCGGACGTGAACGAGCTGTTCGTCGAGGCCGACACCCAGGAGTCCATCCGAGGCACCGCGTGGGCCGGATACCAGTCCGTCGTCGAATACCTCGACCACTACGCGCCGGTCAAGGGCAAGCACGGCGACGCCGCGACCGTCGCCCGCGCCGAGCGCATCCTCGTCCAGCCCGCCATCACAGCGCTGAAGACGAAGGCGTTCGACGCCTTCCGGCTCGCCGCCTGAACCACCACGGGCCCCGGCACCCAGCCGGGGCCCAGCGGGGCCGGTCCGCTCCCGGCCCCGCCGCCCACAGGAAGGACTCACTGATGGAAATCGACTACGCACGCGCCCCGCGCGTGGCCCTGGTGGACGAGGACACCGTCGACAACTTCCCCTACTTCTGGTCGCACGCCGACCTGGCGGCCAAGGTCGGCCCGGCCCTGACCTGCTCGGAAGCCGACTCGCTCGCGGAGACGCTGGCCGTCTTCGGCGACTCCGAGGGCGCCAGGATGTGGCTCGTCGAGCACGCGCGCTCCGACGAGGAGGACGACCGGCACTTCCACCTACGCGACGACTCGCACCCCGCCCCGGACCCGGCCGACGCCCTGGCGCCGACCCTGCGCAAGGCGCTGGCGCTGTTCACCACCGTCTGGGCAGCCGGAGACATGGCCGACGAGATCGGGCCCAAACTCCAGTGCGAGGAGGTCAAGGCCTTGGCCATCCTGCTGGAGGCCGCCGGAGAGGCCGACGCCG
Coding sequences:
- a CDS encoding DUF932 domain-containing protein, whose product is MAHELERFSDGTASFVSAHTDAWHKLGVTLPDTFDAATALRTARLDRWNVHTSPLSITESGATLAVPDAYATVRTHPETGRPDVLGVVKGRYQPIQNEELTEVLDTITDESGAHFETAGSLREGREVFVTMRLPQSMKVAGTDELDLYLAALNSHDGSAAMRLLVSPVRVVCANTQAAALADARSVYAIRHTSGARGRIAAAREALGMTWTYLEEFETEAERMLDQALTDGRFMDIVGRELWPEPKDPTERKLTNRARILADVNELFVEADTQESIRGTAWAGYQSVVEYLDHYAPVKGKHGDAATVARAERILVQPAITALKTKAFDAFRLAA